The Syngnathus acus chromosome 2, fSynAcu1.2, whole genome shotgun sequence genomic interval TCAGTCAAGCTAAACATTATTCTTTATGAAAGTTGTCAGGATGTTGTGTCTTATTTCTACGGCAGGCAGCAGCACAGGATGCCAGCAGCGTGTGTTCAGATGGAAGCTGGGATCAGGCTCTTCCTCTCCTGACGCTGGCAGTACAAGCAGCGGACAAACACAGACTCCAGTATCTTCGGCAGCGGGCAGTCTGCCTCGCGCGACTTGGCTTACACGAGCGGAGCGTAGCTGACCTCGATGGAGTCATTCAGAAGCACGGCTGTTCCGACGCTGGCTGCTCCAACGACCCCCAAGTCTGGGCGGAAGACTTGTGCCATCGCGGATGCAGCCTGGTGCTGTGTTCCAGAGAAGGACCCGCCCTGGAGGACTACAGCAGGGCCCTTGAGCTCCACAAGGAGCGGACCTTCCAATGTGTGGAAGAAGGTCTGGGGAAGCTACGCGTTGGTGAGTGCTTTTTGAGGGGTGCGCTGCAGCACTATGGCGAGCAGCAGCTCAGCAAAGCTTGGGCCTTGATCGAATGCGGCCTCGTTGTGGACGGCGACAATGCAGAACTCCGCCGGCTGAGGGCAAAGGTCAAACGAGAAGTGGCTAGCCCTTGTAATGTCAACTagcaagtccacaaaacaattCTTAATTCAGTACAGAATCTTTTAGGACAGCGGTTTGGGTTCCGCAAAACAATTTGGAATAAATTATGCCGTAAATTAGAAAAGTGCATTATTAAGACAAATACACATCCCTAGGAAATCTCATCAATTTGACATCCCTGCTGATTGCCTTCCACTTGGCTCCTTTTTTGTTATATGGAACacaatgtgaaaatgatcCAACTAATGTGTTTTGTATCTTAGTGGGAATTAAACTCACTAGTCATTTTAATCTAAAATGCTGTAGTTTAGTTGTTACAGTGGTCATAAGTGGTGCTAAATATAGCAACCAAATTCCCAAGTTGACACCACTGTGCTTTTGTAAACTAGCTCCTTTCTGTTCGCAGCCTTGTTGTAATTTGTAAGCAGTGTATGTTGGCGAGCATCAAagaataaatattgaatttaatCAACCAACTTTGGATGCATAACTAAAGATTGTGTAAATTTGAAAAGCTCAGGTTGTGTAAATTTGGGTTGTGTAAATTTGAAAAGTTCAAAAACCTACTAATCTCCATGGCATTTAGAGATGCACATAGTGCCTAATGCAAATTTTAGTCCATTATATGTACAACATTCAAGGTcctgtaaaaacaacaaaaaagaatgtgACAGCATGATAAAGACAAATACATCTTATTAGAGAGAtttactgcattttttttttttacattattcatGAACAAACTGCAGACAATCATTAACACCTTGAATGTTTGAACTGATTTATTTCCAGGTGTGGAAGCCCATCACAAAATAAGAAGTCACACAACTTGTTTAATTCAAAGCTACACATCTAGATAAGAAAGTGCCCAATGTGCAGGGTTTACGCTTTTAAATTAGAGGAGGCACAATTTTAATCAAATCCACATCGGCAACCAACAAGCTGTCATAGGTGAAACAAGTAAACTACACAATGTTAAATTGAGATATGTTTGAAGGTTAACACTTAAATTCTTCTTGGTGCATAGAAAGCAGAACGTGTCAATTTAAGTTAGTGCTGCTTAATGTTGCTGGTAAAATTCCATGTCCTCTATGCAGACACCGTGATGTACTCGGGCTCCATGTTGCCAAAGTAGGACTTCTCCCATTCACTCATCAGGTCAAAATGCAGCGGGCGGTCACAGAATGTGCAGGAAACAGCTGCGAGGTTGCTGAGCTCCAGCCCCACCTCCTGCCACACGTCTACCAGTTTCtctgtgaatgtgattctcgTATTAATGTGGCTTTTCAGTCTTTGTGGAAAGTTTGTGACTATAAGTCACTTACACAGCAAACAGAAAATTACCTCAATGCAGTAATGGCCTATTGAGCAGGTCAAAAATTGTACTTACATGAAAAGACAACCAAGTGGACCCCACATGAACAAGCACTAATCAACAACAGGTATAATAGTCCCATGTTGACAGCTACAGCGATGACAACCTTGCAAGGACAAACTAACATTTCTCAGCACATGACACTCACCCACAAAGTATTCCATCATGGCGGGCTGATGATGAGGAGACGGAGCCAGGCGCAGCAGCTCCTCTCCGCGAGGCACTGTGGGGTAGTTGATGGCCTGCACGTAGATGTTGTGTCTCTCCAGCAGGGTGTCGCACACCTTGGTGTTCAGCTCTGCATTGCCCACCTGCAGAGTGCATGAAAGTTAAACTCAGGGGACTGCTATTGGTGAACTACTCATCTTAATCAGAATGGCTGACGCCACTCATGCAGTCAGGTTACACAGTGTAATGTTACCGCTGGTTTGTgacatacactaccgttcaaaggttcGGGCTCACCCAGACAAGttagtgttttccatgaaaacaaACCTAATTACACAAGAACTTTCAAGGGTTTTCAAATCACCCATTAGCCTTCCAACACAATGAGCAAAATTGATCAATAGAGGGATGGTTGCTGGGAATGGGCCTACTATGTAgctattgcattaaaaaagagATGTTTGTAGCTTGAAGAGTTATTTACCACATTAACAATGTATAGAGTGTATATCTGATTAGTAAATAGCAATTTAACTTCAAAAAAATATGGCCAATCCTAAGTgacccaaacctttgaacggtagtgtacgtTACTGACTTTTCATCTTGTTGGCAAACCTCCTTACCCGTATGGGGATGATGTGGCTAGGACAGTGGACCACAGGCAGGCCCTTATCCATGAGCAGCTGCTTCATGTGTTTGACATTCCTCTGGTGGGCTCTGCGCAGGGACTGCCCCTCAGGGCCCTTCAGGACCCGCACGGACTCCAGGGCTCCGGCCAGGACCATGGGGGGCAGGGCGGTGGTGAAGATGAAGCCAGCGGCGAAGGATCGCACTGTGTCCACCAGGGTGGTGCTGCTGGCGATGTAGCCTCCCACACAGCCGTAGGCTTTGCCTGGAACAGTGTTGATGAGGTCAGGagacacatttttctttatataCGGTATTTGCATTTCACATGCAAATTTCTGGATGGAATTACAAACACCATAACACTTCCCAAACAGAGGTGGGCCACTCCATTCTTTAATCCGGCCAACTGAGCATTAACATTAGCAGATTCCTGTAACATTTGTtacattaaaattattttattctaaatTAAACGGATTCCGATgggttttttaaaaatatgtttttcttaTTAAATAGTTGGTTATTTGAGTGATGTAATATATACGTagattaaaatataaatttaacatttattttatttaagtaGTTCTttgattaataataatattataaataatacaattcTAATCGagaatcatttctttttaattgcaataaatatcttgtgttttatAAAAGTATCTGAGCTATTTTTACCTCATCTGCCACTGACTAGGCCCATCTATTTTTACCTCATTACATAGCAAagaaagtttatttttaaacaatactATGTTGAATGATTTGCGgtatttttaacttttgtcACCTATGAAAACCCTCCAATTGTGTCATGTGTAGAGCTTGGAATGATATTGTGTATTTGTACTCGAGCTCATTATGACTCAAACACTTTCAAATCAAGTGTTTCAATCCTGTAGTGGTTTGACGTCCAAATATGGCATTGCCAGTTCATTTTTAGCTAGAAGTTTCAAGTTACCATAAAAGTCGACCCAGCCTCTGATGTTATGTTATCAGCAGAGCCACAGCAGCAGTAGCGCCGACACCCTACTGATAATTCTCTGATTCCTGTGATGCAAACGCCTCCTCTTCAGGCCCTTAGATGTGAGTTAACACAGCTAAATTGGCACGAGTGACAGTGACAGTTAGGCCAAGTGGGTGTGAGTGTGACATCAGCGGCCAGTGAAAATGAGTCCAAATGGTGATCTCCGCATGAGCCGCTTACCTAAAGTCCCAGACACAATATCAATCTTATGCATCACATTGTCCCTCTCTCCCACTCCGGCTCCATGTGCTCCATACAGGCCGACGGCGTGAACCTCATCAACAAATGTCAGAGCTCCGTAACGATGAGACACATCGCACAGCTCCTCTAAGGGACATATGCCGCCTGGAATAAAACAGGAAATTAAAGACTCAAATGCCCAAGTTgagatgattaaaaacaattaaacagCTTCTAGTTAATCAATGAAAGGTTTCCTGAGACAAAACCTATCCTAACAATGCTTTATAGCTTTATTTAATGAAACAGTTTATGTGCTTTTTATGGAAATGGCATAAGGATAATGGATAAAGAAATAAAGCTGGAGCACCTGGTAATTTCCTCCCACAAGACACAATGATGAATgacaaaagattaaaaaaattaaacactcCAAATCTTTCCATCCCATTTTCTCATGAATTTAGTAATTTTATGGAATGACAGAGTGGCATCTGGAATAGAGCATTTTGCGAGCCTCACCGTCCATTGAATGCACCGTCTCAAACGCAACTATTTTGGGCTTCTTTGGGTCTGAACGCTGCAGAAGTTCCTCCAGGTGTCGACTGTCATTGTGGCGAAAGATGAAGCGCTTAGATCCGCTGTTCCTGATGCCCTGAATCATTGAGGCGTGGTTCCCAGCATCAGAGTAAATCTCGCAGCCTGTAAGTAGCACAGTAACACTGTTAAATCTTTCACCTGTCACTCCATCAGTCCATTCATTTTCGGTCACTTTTCCCATTCAGGGTCACAAGTGAGCTGGAGACAATACCAGCTAACTTTAGGTGAGAGACCCAGCCTGGACTGCACAgtcacacatagacaaacaaccatggATGGACGGAACTAATCAAGGAAGAAGACATTTCTGATTTCAGTACTTGGTGGCATCATCATATCACCTTGAGTGAGATATAATCCAAAATCAGCAGCATTCTTGTCAAAGTAGGTGTCAGGGTTTTATACCTGGCAACATTTTGGCCAAAGTGAAGAGGGTGGAGTCATTTGCCACAAAGCAGGAAGAGAAGACCAGGGCGGCATCCTTCTGATGGAGCTCAGCCAGCTCCTTCTCCAGAGCTGCATGGAAGTTACTGGTTCCTGAGATGTTCCTGGTTCCCCCTGCTCCCGCACCATGCTTGTACAGGGCATCACTGAGCAGCAAAAGATGACacatgaaatttaaaaagctgCAATATTGTGGGCTGCTACACAGGAAGAGCTCCAAATGTGATTCTGTTCTATATTCACTGTGTGAGCATCTGACTTTTACCTGATGGTGCTGAGGACTTGCGGGTGACGACTCATCCCCAGATAGTCATTGCTGCACCAGACAGACACTTGGGAGCCCTCCCGCGCCGACACGGAGTAATCCTCAGCGAAAGGATATGAGCCGACACTCCGGTTTACAGTCTTAAAGACTCTGTAAGTGTGGTCCTTCTTCTTCTCGGCAATCTTCTCAGAGAAGAAGTAGTCGTAATCAAAGCTGGGCCCAACTGCAAAGGCAAGATCAGGTATAGCGTGTATTAGAATGGCACATACCTCTATCTAAAGGCCAAACATTTTAAACCGGTGCTTCAAAAgatgcttttttcccccatcaaCTTCTGGATCTAGTGGGTCACTGCACCCACTTGACCCCAATGCAAGTGGACAGTAAAAGTGAAGATAACTTCCATGATCTGCACCTTCATTTGTGCTTCATAATTGAGTTTTTGATGGGTATCAATGATGTTCAAAAGGTCGGTGACCTGACAAGCGCCACACCTCTCGTGTCGACATACGCACCCATGTTGTCTTTGAGGAGGTGGCTGATGGTGATGTCTTGAGGTGATTTGGGGGAAATAGACTCTTTTAAGTCCTTCAATAGAGACATCATCACACCTGTCAAAGTAGCACAAAGGATCATCACTTCAATGTAATCAACTCAAGCAATTTTTTCAAACGTTTGTCAATGCTTTTTGCTGCTTCCTACCCTCTCGGACATCCTCCTGCACTTCAGGGCTGGCTTGGACCATCCCGATGTGAGAGGTGACGAAAGGGCAAGCCTTTGACACCGCCGGCTCCGCCACTTGAGGAGCTGTTTGAGCAAACCTCCTCCTTTGTTCCAGCGTGGGAAGCTGGGGGCAGTCAGGACTGGTAGGAGAGACGCTCAACTTGGCCGCCAAGGCAGCTGACCTGCAGACGCTGATCTGACGTGCAATGATGGGACACTGATTGGCCAGAGAGAGCAATGGGCTTGATCTCCTCAAAGCTGGTTTGGTGGCACACTTGAAGAAGGGACAGTGGTGAAGGAAGGCAGCCATGTTGAGCCACCTGTTCTTGCTCTGAGTGAACGTAGatgacaacattttatttcactgtTAAAGATCAACTCCATTTCTGCAATTTTGGAATAATTCCCCTTTTTGCAGAGAATGTCAAGTGAAAAGTGAGGAACAAGTGAAACTTTGCTATCAACATAATTGATGCCAAGAGGTGTGACGCTTTGTGAGCTGAAGGTGCTCCTTCTGGGTGGGGCTTATCTTCTCACTGCAGCCGTTTCAGTGCTGAGCGACAGACGTCATCAGCTGAGGCTCGTATCAAATAATCCACCAAGACCACAGTTTTCCATCTATAATTCTGTATGTTATCAGCTCCAGAGATGTATTTTAACAATGTGTTTACTTTTGTGGGGGTAGAATTGCACTACGCCATAAGGTGAGCGGTTACTAATATCTTTCATGTAACTAATTCAGCTaaccaaaatatttgacacatCTCAGAAAACCCTCAACAACAGGAAATGATCAGTAATATCTTCAACAGAAgttaatgcattttttttttttttttttagttaataTATAGATACATCTGCAATGTGTTCAGACACCCTTGCCCTGGCCTGTGGTCTGAAGATAAGGTAATTCTTCGGATTGTAGGCTTTCTCTTGTGGTGAGATATTTATCTTGACATTGGGCTGTCATCGCAAATGCCTTTCCAGGAAAGTCGGtccaaatgtatttctttttggtgCCAATTTAGCCGGCAACTGTGGCTCAATAGCAACAAATTAGTCCATGATTGTCTTACAGCAGTATAGGAGCCAATTCTAAAATATGTTGCTTTCAAAACATTATACTCatcacataaaaataatatcatCATAAGTAACACTACTATTGAAAGCTTTCTCATTACTAGCATTTTTACACAGAACTACAACCAAGTTAAATATGATTAAATTAAgactttctatttttattattgcttCTATGTTTTTTCCTACATTATATTAAGAATGGTCACGGTCCTTTAGCAACCTGCGTTGCTGCCAGTCGATATGTATATAATAGAGCATGCTGTATTAAGTAATCTAAAACTAAGTAAAACCAAAAATTAAAAGGAAGGGTGAAAAAGTATCTAGGCCTGcaaatttgtaatttatttacattttttgccatttgttATGACACACAGGAGGGTTTAAGATTACAATCCTAAAAACGACtacaaaacaatacattgTAATCATTCAAGACTCACCTGTTGACCTGCACTGAGGACGAACTTCAAAAGAGGTGTATGGAGATGGTCAAAAGTGTCCACACATTTATTGGTGCATTTAGCAATCACCTCTGCCCCCACCCATTCACACTGTCACTGGGTGGGAGTGGGCTGTAAAGATGATGACATCCAAGAGTAGCGACATGTCACATTTACAGACAGTGAAAGTGTATTGAGCAATGATGTGTATGGTGGCAATAAACACACATATATTTCAATGTTTCTAATATGTCTCATCACTTACAATTTAGGTATTAGATGTGTATCACATTTGCACATGATTGTTGTGACAGTTGGATTGTGAAAGTAGGGCATATTTTGTCTATTgatatacacacaaacagtacagtgcagtacagtacagtacagacacacaatttgacttttaagaaaataagaaaatacatAAACGTCTGTATTATACTAAAACAAATGAAGGACGtgtaacaaaacaataaaccaCAATAACTTGCACATAATGCGTCTctcagaaagaaaatgttataCAGCcatattcttttgttttactgtACAAGCAAATTCATTGCAATTGTACAATCCAACCAAAGCCAAAACAAGACATACAGTGAATGTATAGTAATCATTTGTGATTTATCATTATAATGTTGCATGGAGTGAAGTAGAAGAGCATCGTACTGGAATGTGTTCCGAACATTTTTGATTACCATAGATTATCTGATCTAAGGTAAACATGGCCTGGAGGCCACATATGGCTAATCACTTTTACTGAACATTAATATTTGAGTCCTGTAATATTTGTCGGGGTAAATGGTCCTAAAATCGGTTAGTTTTATTGtagattcaaataaaaataaataactggatcctgtatttattgtttgaaaaaggtgcaacaaacaagaaattgTATTTCAGTAAATAATTAGTTAAATTACTCCAACTCTTAActtgattatatatatatatatatatatatatatatatatatatatatatatataatatgcaTACTTCTGGTCGCGgctgtgctggagcctatcccagatGTCATCCCAGCACATTCACATttgaactgtttttatttagttaCTTTATACCTCACCTACGACCTGGCCCATCTTTCCAAAATGGTAGACAAGCTACCTGTCTCGATAAATAGTGTGATACCGATCGTTGTTCCGTGCTCTCAGGTGATCCTGGTCACAGTCAGAAGGTGCGCGTATGCAGTGATCGGCAGAGGGCGCTTTATTTCAAAGTTCCTGCAGGCGGAGTTCATTATACTGTGCACTGCGCATGCGTCTACGCTCAGCCTCGCTCCGTCTCACCCTGACAGCGGACCTCCATCCACCCTACCAAGCACCCAGCGACCCCATCTATCCATTTCTCCATCTTTTCATCCCGTGCAAGGTGTGAGGATGCTGGCGTGTACAGAGATGATCACGATGTGTCTGCAGTCTGCCAAGCAGCAACACTTCAGCAAACAGCTGCAGCAGGAGTGTGACTATAACCACAACCGCACCGCATCCCTTTTCCACGATGTAAGTGCGCCTTTATCTTATTTGCGTATTTGTCATCATTGCATGTCTTACTGCTGTAGTCAAGGTCACTATTTATAGGTAAAAAATGTAaagggaagaagaagatgTTGTCACCGCTGCTCATGGTGAATGGTGCAAATCCGTCAGACTCCATTCATGTGGAGCTGATGAACAGCAGCCCCGTTACATAAGAACGGTGAGTTTAGGATGCTCGTTCACCGTATTTTGCATCGGGTGAAAATAGAGTCACAATACCTCGTGTTTGAGGGGGCAATCTAAAACCTGGTTCAAGGTAACATCGCCTCAGCCCTGCATGCCTTCATGCctctgttaaaaaaagaaaaagctccCACTTTCCATTATTCATCTTGCCTTGCACCCTGTTCTTTTTGTTACGATGTAAAATATGAACATGTCAATGCCCATGTATTGATATTACTGCATTTCAAATCTTCTTAGAGGGTTTGATGGCTGTCGATGATTTATGGAGGAGATGCTCGagataaaacaaacacatgacCGGCCATATTGAGTGAATGGCATCGTTTTGAGCTTCCACTAAAATGTAAATCCTCCCAGAagcacgattttttttttaaatttgtaaacGACTCTCTTGACATAAACCTTGTTAGTATGGTCATTTATGTATTCATAAATATTTGCCTGTTTTAGTCTACCGCCCACTAAACCCTTCCACTCATTTTGTATAGCATTTGTCCTCATTTTGGATGTGAGTGACCTGGAGCCCATTCCAGCTGACTCGAGCCAAGAGCACAGAGAACCGACATTCAAACCCCGAACCTCAGGACTCTGTTGCAGACGTGCTACCCACTAAGACGCAGTGCCACTGAGGCCATTTAAATATACATAAAAACTGTCCATTTCCCGGTGGTTTTtttgtgaattattttgttttgaattttttcattttaaaaattcaagCATATGCGATTTGATTGGCTCTATCTGTAAAGGCATATAAAATTAAGATTGTTGGGCCTTGGCAAattgtcttttgagtttggGCTTGTTAGAGAGGGAGTGCAAACGAGCACACGAGAAGCCCTTAGCCACCCACATATGTCTTCCTACTTTCTATACGCCACACTTTGGGTTCTTCTTGAGATACGAACTCATCATTAGAGTCTGGCAGTTCTTTGTGTTTGCAATCATGCTACTTGAAACCCCTGTTGTTGGTTTCAATAGACTCACAGTCGTGTGGGGCTTAGGGTACTGTACAAATATATTGCACACTCATTTCTCCGGAGGCTGATGAAATCGTGCCTCTTCGATGCTGCCATACTCTCTCTCTTCTTGCTCCTGTGGTTTTGTTGTCTTCAATAGAGTCAGAAGTCATGTTCAGTGTCTCTAGGGAGGTGgctgagggttttttttttgtcagtgtgtAAGCTTTTTAGATGATCTTCGTAAGCTCTGTGGGAGCATCTCGCCTCCATCGACTGAAGCACAAAAGAGAAATGAGCATGTGAGCATTCGTCTTTGGAATTTGACAGAGAAAACTGCTGTAGGCATCTTTAAAAGGGTACATTGGCACATTTTGAAGGTTTGCAGAGGACTGACAAGAATGGCGCAGCCTCCAGGTATCACGTCAACATCTTCTGAAAGTGCTTACATCGCTAAAACCGGTGTCAatgtcacaaacaaaaatgtcataataATGGTACCTTCTGTATATTTAGTGGGCagcatgtatttttatttttttttactacaaaTAAGCTCTGttgtaaaatataatttcaaaAAGGTGTTTTCTATGCCAGCAATGACAGTAACAGGCAGTATAATTAAACCATGTATGCCCTTTTTATAATTCATACAACAATATTCATGTTAGAATAGATAGAGCCAGTTTCAAAGTGAGGTACATTTGTTTGTGATTGAGATGAGATTCTCATTATGCCATTGGGTATGTACTTTGTGtgaatgtatatatttttttagatccTACTCTGTTTTCTTTATCTATATCATGAATACTATCTTCTCTTGTTGCAGATATTTCGCCGGGCAGACAAAAATGGTAAGAAAAAGCACATGACAaaggcaaaatgtttttgctattCACACTCGCACCTCCATGTAATCACATTAATAAATGCTAAATGGTTGAGTGTTTTATGCATTTAGTCTTCTCGGGAGGTTGGTAGTGTTACATAAGAACTCCCCTGTTAATAGTGCCAGCTTGTTGTGATGAGCTGCATATTTTAGACTTGAAGGAGTCTTTATATGGGAAAGGGATTTGGATGGGCTGATTTTGTTACACATCTACATTCAGAATGCTGCTTTTGGGCTAAAGACACATCCCAACTCAGTGGCATCAATTAGCAGAATTACTTGTTTCCTTTGTTGTCACCCATTTTCATGACCACTCATTACTCAGCAGAGGCCACGTGGAAGAATCATTGGTGCCTCGAGCCCAATAATTTTTAAAGAGCCTGTCATTGTATTTCCGAAGGTTTGCTAGTGACTCCaaactcagttttttttttccgaagaATTCGTTCAAAGTTGCCCAGATGTTTGCCAACAATTTTAACAGTTGCAAACAGTTTTTCTATTTAACATTCAAAATTTCCTGCCGACAAGAAAAACTATTCGACTCCCGAAGACCACAATCAACATCTCTCACGTTGTCATCCTCAGACTGCTCGAAAAACgtttttgacaaaaatgtaGAGTAGAAATTACAGATATCTATTTCCGCGAGTAAAAGTAAACAGTGACCAGAAAGGTTAAtattcatttaattaattacaGGCATCTGAAACTTgtgcaaaaacacaacagaagTCTTCTTTTGGAAAGGGATTTTGGCTTCACTTGTGTAGCTGTCATACATTTTACACTTGTGTGACTTCTCAAGTCTGTTCATCTCGCCTTTGTTGGTTCCCTGCTGTGTGGAACAGAGGGAAGGTCAAACAAGAGAATGCAGTGGCTTGTTTGTGCAAGCTATCTTCACTTCGCAGCTTGTGGGTAAGTCGAGATGGAGATGCATCCTCCCCCTCAGTCAGCACTGAGTGGGATGCTCATCATTCGCTGGAAGCAGTGCACATTTTCTACATAATGAGGAGGTGTTTTGATAGCCGTATCAACACACTCGACGCACTGCTTCCCTACTGCAATATTGAGAGTGGGGACTTGCGCCTTTCATACAAAACACAAGCTGGAAGCCTTTGTGCGTCTGCCAAGCATATCGCTGCAGGCAGATGAAAACCAAATCAGGACGTCATTCACATCTCTATCTGACTGACCAGCGTATTTATTTGATATGGGAATATCGTAAGTGTCAGACCCGCAATAGTTGGCAGACTACAATTGTTCAGTACTGTAACAAACAATTGTGTGAGGATGTTAAAAAGATTTAGTCACCAAACTGTCATTGTGATCTCAGTCTCAGTTCAGGGCAGAAGAGTAGGAGAAGATGGTTCGACCAAGGGTTGGACTCACAAAATGTGTAGGCCACATATATCAAACAATCAAAGGGGACGGGGGGCACACAAGTACAGCCTTTCTTAACCACAAACTAGTTCATTGCGTGTCATCTGTAATTTCTAAGATGTTGTAAAGCGAGGACCCGCCTGTAATTTTTTACTACCTGTTTATGACTCACCCATTATTACATCCTGACTGTCCAGCTAGGAACCATTATGAGTTATTGCTGCCTTGTATGATTTATGATTCCATTTAGAAAGCCTATCTCTGCCTGGTAAGATTAATGTTTTGGACTGCAGCTACAGTATATTTGGTGTTTATGAATCACGAGAACAGCTCTCAATGCGTCTTCTTGCCTCTTTTGTGAGGTACTGGTACTTCCTGAATGATGGCTCTTTAAATAGGCACGATGTCGTGTGTATCAAATTTGCATATTCTGATCCTGGATCTCGAATGGAGATAATAACTGACAAGCACTTGATATAAAATTGCATTCATGGGCTGCTGATTGTTGAAGTGTCGTGGCTACAAGGAGCAAGATGGACAGCTTACAGTCAGTATTGCCTGGTCTGCCACCATTTCGCTTTGACAAGCGCTTGCGTAATGTGCTACCCGAGTGTTGTCCAACCTAGAATTGAACTTGGTGAGAATCAGATGGTGGAGAAAGGCTGTAGAATGAGTCACATCCAATTTACTCCCGCATCTTACGGCACTGAATACATAGCAGATGCTCAAGGTTAAAATTAAGGATGaaaatattccattttttatatatatataatagtgGTGGGTGGGTTTGGACCAATCTCGAGCCAAGTAAAAACTCGCAGTCCACATCAAACCTTGAACCAT includes:
- the alas2 gene encoding 5-aminolevulinate synthase, erythroid-specific, mitochondrial isoform X1; the encoded protein is MAAFLHHCPFFKCATKPALRRSSPLLSLANQCPIIARQISVCRSAALAAKLSVSPTSPDCPQLPTLEQRRRFAQTAPQVAEPAVSKACPFVTSHIGMVQASPEVQEDVREGVMMSLLKDLKESISPKSPQDITISHLLKDNMVGPSFDYDYFFSEKIAEKKKDHTYRVFKTVNRSVGSYPFAEDYSVSAREGSQVSVWCSNDYLGMSRHPQVLSTISDALYKHGAGAGGTRNISGTSNFHAALEKELAELHQKDAALVFSSCFVANDSTLFTLAKMLPGCEIYSDAGNHASMIQGIRNSGSKRFIFRHNDSRHLEELLQRSDPKKPKIVAFETVHSMDGGICPLEELCDVSHRYGALTFVDEVHAVGLYGAHGAGVGERDNVMHKIDIVSGTLGKAYGCVGGYIASSTTLVDTVRSFAAGFIFTTALPPMVLAGALESVRVLKGPEGQSLRRAHQRNVKHMKQLLMDKGLPVVHCPSHIIPIRVGNAELNTKVCDTLLERHNIYVQAINYPTVPRGEELLRLAPSPHHQPAMMEYFVEKLVDVWQEVGLELSNLAAVSCTFCDRPLHFDLMSEWEKSYFGNMEPEYITVSA
- the alas2 gene encoding 5-aminolevulinate synthase, erythroid-specific, mitochondrial isoform X2 is translated as MAAFLHHCPFFKCATKPALRRSSPLLSLANQCPIIARQISVCRSAALAAKLSVSPTSPDCPQLPTLEQRRRFAQTAPQVAEPAVSKACPFVTSHIGMVQASPEVQEDVREGVMMSLLKDLKESISPKSPQDITISHLLKDNMVGPSFDYDYFFSEKIAEKKKDHTYRVFKTVNRSVGSYPFAEDYSVSAREGSQVSVWCSNDYLGMSRHPQVLSTISDALYKHGAGAGGTRNISGTSNFHAALEKELAELHQKDAALVFSSCFVANDSTLFTLAKMLPGCEIYSDAGNHASMIQGIRNSGSKRFIFRHNDSRHLEELLQRSDPKKPKIVAFETVHSMDGGICPLEELCDVSHRYGALTFVDEVHAVGLYGAHGAGVGERDNVMHKIDIVSGTLGKAYGCVGGYIASSTTLVDTVRSFAAGFIFTTALPPMVLAGALESVRVLKGPEGQSLRRAHQRNVKHMKQLLMDKGLPVVHCPSHIIPIRVGNAELNTKVCDTLLERHNIYVQAINYPTVPRGEELLRLAPSPHHQPAMMEYFVGECHVLRNVSLSLQGCHRCSCQHVSTIFDLLNRPLLH